From a single Flavobacteriales bacterium genomic region:
- a CDS encoding caspase family protein encodes MKTKATASKNSLLALCIGINNYPGTGSDLSGCVNDANDWAKELNSRGYNVEKLLDKNANGANIRKGINATIAKAKRGDTVIITYSGHGTYVPDLNGDEPDGLDEAICPHDTNTKGVITDDELFLMFNARGTGVHLAFLSDSCHSGTVSRFAPITTPATTTSANAPQRTVRFLPPSVFMKPAALKKMGIGSAYRASKAPGRYAGLLLSGCQDHEYSYDAWFNGRPNGAFTFVALKTLKTLPAGSNYTAWYKAIRTALPSRQYAQTPNLYGDSPSKRWKVLA; translated from the coding sequence ATGAAAACGAAAGCAACTGCCTCCAAGAATAGTTTACTTGCCTTATGTATCGGTATCAATAACTACCCAGGTACAGGTAGTGATCTCAGCGGATGTGTTAATGACGCAAACGATTGGGCGAAAGAGCTTAACTCCCGGGGATATAATGTGGAAAAGCTATTGGACAAGAACGCAAATGGAGCCAATATTCGCAAGGGGATAAATGCGACCATTGCAAAAGCGAAGCGCGGAGATACTGTGATCATCACCTACTCTGGACACGGCACGTACGTCCCCGACCTCAATGGAGATGAACCAGATGGTCTGGACGAGGCGATTTGTCCGCACGACACCAATACCAAAGGTGTGATCACTGATGATGAGCTTTTTCTGATGTTCAACGCGCGCGGTACAGGAGTGCATCTTGCCTTCCTATCCGACAGTTGTCATAGCGGCACGGTGAGCAGATTCGCACCAATTACCACGCCTGCAACGACAACTTCAGCAAATGCCCCGCAACGTACGGTACGGTTCCTGCCTCCATCGGTCTTTATGAAACCAGCGGCTCTGAAGAAAATGGGGATCGGTAGCGCTTATCGGGCCAGCAAGGCACCTGGGCGATATGCCGGACTTTTGTTGAGCGGTTGCCAAGACCATGAATACAGTTATGATGCTTGGTTCAACGGAAGACCGAACGGGGCATTCACATTCGTAGCATTGAAGACGCTGAAAACACTACCAGCCGGCTCCAACTATACTGCATGGTACAAAGCTATCCGCACTGCGCTTCCCTCACGCCAGTATGCTCAGACCCCGAACCTTTATGGCGATTCTCCCAGTAAGCGATGGAAAGTGCTTGCCTAA